In Nitrospirota bacterium, one DNA window encodes the following:
- a CDS encoding ABC transporter permease, whose protein sequence is MKFSLFSVAVKNLKRKSFRPAVLVVSIGLLVSILVFGASFILSVGSSIQKASDRLGADLLVVPTGAVDVASDVLLESKIKVF, encoded by the coding sequence GTGAAGTTCAGCCTTTTCAGCGTAGCCGTAAAGAACCTTAAGAGAAAATCCTTCAGACCAGCTGTCCTTGTCGTCTCCATCGGTCTTTTGGTATCCATCCTCGTATTCGGAGCGTCCTTCATACTCAGCGTCGGGTCGAGCATCCAGAAGGCTTCCGACCGGCTGGGGGCCGACCTGCTGGTGGTCCCCACGGGGGCGGTGGACGTGGCCTCGGATGTGCTGCTGGAGTCGAAGATAAAGGTTTTC